The sequence below is a genomic window from Brachyhypopomus gauderio isolate BG-103 chromosome 20, BGAUD_0.2, whole genome shotgun sequence.
CCTCCACCACGGGCGCAGTGCCGCACGCCGCCGCCGCCAGGGGGTGCTGTTGTCCCCGCAGGAGTCGCTCGGTGGTGCTAAATTTTTCAAGATGTCGTCGCTTGAACAGAGACTCTCCCGAATCGAGGAGAAACTGAAGCAGGAAAACAAAGAAGCGCGAAGACGAATCGACCTCAGCATCGACATGAGCCCACAACGGTCGTGTCCGCGGCCAAGTAAGTGTGTGCGGGGATGTTGTTCGGGCTGACGGACGGAGAcgagggggtggtgtgtgtgtgtgtgtgtgtgtgtgtgtgtgtgtgtgtgtgtgttgggggggggtgtaatggaGGAGTCGGCTAGCTAACAGGCTACATAAACAAACGCAGACCGACTCTCTCTCTCGGCGGAGATTCGCGTGAACTTGGGGCGCGTCTCCCGTCTAAAGCGCGTTCCCGCCGCACGAGCGCGAGGTGTTCGTTCAGAGGGCCGCGGGCGCCTCGCCGGCCGCGTTGAGCCCAGTAAAGCGGACCGGGGCCCTCGTCCACTCGACATGACACCGCTGTCTGGCTCCGTGGCCGTGGTTATCCCTCCTGGGTGTCTTTGTTtggttcatttgtttttttactcAATCAAAAATGGGTTCTGTTTGGTTGCGTGCCGTTAAATCACAATTATTTTGAGGTTTGGGGGGGACGGACGACCCAGTGGGTCACGAACCCCTGTGTGGTTAGCGCGCATGCTAACGTTAGCTCACGGAGACTGGACGTGTGGACAGACTGGTTTAATAACCCAGCTCAGATGAGACTTTTAAGggcaaaagaaaaacaaaaaccaccccacccccttcaTGAAATAGAAAGGTTGTCGTCCAAGCTTGAATACTTGTTTTGGGGACACAGTACAGGTTTAGTCAGTGAAGTTCATAAATAAGAAATTACAATGCACCTTCAAAACAAGTGTTGGCCAGTTCTGCACAGACAGCATCTCAACATGCAGCACATTTGGGGTTTATGTTCTTCACCAACATCACAGCACTCATAGTCATACTACACGAGCCTCTGTAACTAATGGTCAGAGGATACAAGTGTTTCACGGTTGGATTAAATGAATGGAGGGGTGATGCGTGTTTTGGTGTGGATGGAGTGATGGGTCAACCCTGAGAGGACTACCTGGATAAACCACATTACTCATCTGTGATGTCCTGTAACACTGTGGTACATATCAAACGTCGCAGGGCGAGAATACTGATCTAAAATAAGCCTTTGATATGATTGATAGATCTCTTTATTAATCCCAGGGGGAAATTGACATTATTTGTATGCTACTAGGAAAAAAACTATATGAATTTGAATGATAGATGCGCTGCATTTAGttaatttgatatttacattcaattttaTATTACTATAAACATTACTGAAGAAATGTAGTTCTGCGTTAAACAAAATACATTCATGCCTGCTTTTTTGTGTCATTAGTGCTTAATGATTTGATATTTTAGACATAACCATTATAAAGCATATTATACACGGGATTACCATTTACTGCACAGTCTTAGTCTGTACATCTGTATTTGAATCACCAGTAGTTGTGCCTTACTCTGTGGCCTACGAATAGGCTTTTTTGTGTggtcacatttaacatttaaactCATTTGTTCGGGatttaaatgtttcttttaaaaatgtttcattACATTTTGTAATGTGTGTGCAATCAATTGCACTCCCTGTTTGTCTCTGCGAAATGCGACTCTGGACGTGGAGACAGACCGATGAATGAGAACTGGGCTTCGAGGTGGGACAAGAATGAATGGTCTTGTTTTTCCGAGGCACTCCTCAGATTCAGCCTCTTTAAACATTTTACATAACACTAGGGACAGTTTTATTGGACTAGTTTATTAACATCTAAGTTCAGAGTTCACGCATTTCTTGCCTTGAAGTGCTGTTATGAACGGTTCTTTCTTGTTGAGTATGGATTACGTGCGTGGTAGTGTATTGGAAAGTTACTTAAATCGATCTATTAAATTGGCTAAGGTTTCTCTTGCTGTACTGCATAGTATTGATCCAAATTACGCGAGCGTGTTAAGCGCATCCTGGTTTGCCAGTGTGTCTACAAACGGGGGTGTCTCTGTAATTCTGTAGTTTCTGCAGAGTGCGTGTGTAGCGAGGTCGTGTGCGTGTGTAGCGAGGTCGTGTGCGTGTGTAGCGAGGTCGTGCGCGTGTGTTCTCTCAGTAATGAGCGCGTGTGTTTTTCTCTCCTGTATCTAGTCATCGTGATCCAGCTCAGTCCTGCTCCAGCTCCCTCCCAGCGTGCAGGTACCATTCACCAAGTCACCGTCTGCCACTGCAGCCCTCTCTCCCCCAACCTGCCAACCCCCCCATCCCAACCACTCCTGCCCCACTCTCTACTTCTCCACCCCCCCTTCTTTCAtcccccccctccatctctctatcgGCTATccatctctgtatctctgtctcgCCTGCTTCTTGCTTGACctgtcttgctctctgtctgtcttgctctctgtttttctctctgccccccccccccccactatttgcccccttctctctctctctcacaccctgtctctctctgccccctctctgtatacatacattcattcactccttcattcactctctcacacacactccatcttTCTTACCACCTCCAAACATCCGCACAGACTTTCGTTTTGCCCCCGTGGCGCTTAATAATGAACACGGCGTGTTGAGGTCCCTTGGGGTGAGTTGGAGCCGTTGGGGTCGGCCTGCCTCGGATCCACACGACCCCGCCCCCTCGGCTCAGTGTGACCCCGCCCCCTCGGCTCAGCGTGACCCCGCCCCCTCGGCTCAGCGTGACCCCGCCCCCTTGGCTCTGGCCCGTGCGTTATTTCACTCACGTGTCTCCTCATCCACCCGCACCCCATCTCATCCACCCCACCCCATCTCTTCTGCTTGAGTGAGTGTCAGTGGCAGAGCTGTGGGGGGAGATTGGAGAATGTATTAACTCGTTTCAGTGGAACAACAGATACTGTGCATGTTGTAGCTATAACTGCACGGCTTTGCCTTTGTGTGTttacgcgtgcgcacacacacacacacacactcactaacaccACACGGGGCGTGTAATGCGGTTTGTTGCTGCTGGGTTCAAACTAGCCTGACCCTTTCTCCACCCTGAACTACTCTGTCTGTTCGTCTTTCTGTTCTCGGACTGGCTGACAGTTCTaaagctgtgtgtatgtgtacgtgcaCACGCGcgttctgtgtgtatgtgtacgtgcacacacgcgttctgtgtgtatgtgtacgtgcaCACGCGcattctgtgtgtatgtgtacgtgcaCACGCGcgttctgtgtgtatgtgtacgggCACACGCGTGTTCTGCAGGAGTCTTGGAGTCGTGTCGCCTGATTGCATTCACTAACCAGCACTAACGTCTCTTCCACAGACCGGTTCTCCAGTAGAGGATGTCAGAAGTTCACCATTCTTTATCCCGCCCTCTTTATTCCTGTACACTTATCTGTAATTCACGTCTTGTTCCCCTTGCGTTGTGTTCAGTTGGTGCAGCTCGCTCACGTTCCCGTGTTGCTGGAAGCTCATGGTGGCAGAGTTTGCCTGACGTGGCCACAGATCACCGTAACACTGAACGCCATTAACAGTTTGACTCGAACAGCAACATGCACGGCCCTCCGCTCTTAATAGTGCCcaggtgcatgctgggaagtgGCTAATATGGTTCTAAAATGTGGCGGTGTGGAGTGGTGGGTCTGGGGGACTGAGGCAGACAACGACGGTTCAGCATTTCAAGGACTTCGTCGAACACACATGATCGTTTTGACATCTGACCTGCACCTTGGTCAAGAACTTAAAAATGAAACCACATCCTCACGCATGAgctgtcccctctctctggaCACCCTGAGAAATAGGCGctgtctctgactctctctgtccctctccttatacccctctttctctctctatccccctctttctctttctctctctatccctctctccctccccagctTTGCAGTTACCGCTGGCTAATGACGGGGGGAGCCGCTCGTCGTCATCAGAGAGTTCACCCCAGCATCACTCGTACCCCAGCAGACCCCGACACATGCTCACGCTGCCCACCCCACCATACGGCCTGCAGAAGAGCCTGGAGAAgtacgccccacacacacacacacacacacacacacacacacacacacacacacacacacgagcgagCGCCTGCGCTCCTCCTCCCACCGTGCACTCTAGAGTAAACATGTTTCTGTTCTTGCAGTGCCGAAATAGACCAGAAGCTGCAGGAGATCATGAAACAGACAGGCTACCTAAAAATGGACGGCCAGGTGagacaaacacccccccccccccagagacAGAGATCGTCCTCTCTGTCGCAGGGATCAGGCCAGAATGGGAATGAGTGGTTGGACTCGAAGGTACAGTAACTAACTGTGGTAAGTTATTAATAGGTCCCCCAGTACATAtgaactcgtgtgtgtgtgtgtgtgtgtgtgtgtgtgtgtgtgtgtgtgttacagcggTACCCTGCAGAGGTGACTGATCTCATCAGTGAGGGAGAAATTGGCAATGGCACCTGTGGTCAGGTGTTCAAAGTGCGCTTCAAGAAAACCGGCCACATCATCGCCGTCAAGGTGAGAGCGCACAGGCAGGTGCGGCCGCAGCACACCTGACGCGTGTGGGCACCGGACGGGTCACCTGCCAAATCTGACCCCGGAAAATCTGACCCCCTCATCTCGTGCACATGTGCCACATCTCATGTTGTCATTTCTTTGGTTTTTGCCAAAAACGTGCCGAATTTATAATGGTGAATACATCTttcttgattattattataattgttTGTTAAACGGGTTATATATTCTTAATTATTATACTGCACGTCAAATCCTTGAGAAGTGAGTTTATAAGATGGAAAACCAAGATCTCCTCTAAAATGTAACTTGTAATGTGCTGAGTGATTAATGTTGAGAATAGAAGGAGAGCACTCGTGGTAGTTGTGTAGTTTATTATgcatgcagacagagagagacttttAATTACTGATTTACAATGCCTTTAACTAAAGCCAGTAATTAAACACTGATTCCTAATTACGAGTAGCAGTGAgcgtgtgggtgtatgtgaaCAACAAGCGATGGTGTTTTAGGCCATGTTTGATGATGAAGTGCGACCACCGTGTGTGTTTCTACAGCAAATGCGGAGAACGGGTAATAAAGACGAGAATAAGAGGATTCTGATGGACCTGGACGTGGTTCTGAAGAGTCATGACTGCCCATACATCATTCAGTGCTATGGAGCTATAGTCACCAATGTGAGAGAactcgcactctctctctctcacacactctctctctctctctcgctctataTATTCGTACGACTTAATTATCTTCCTGTATCTTATTTCCTTTTTGTATATCAAATACTCATTTATCAGTAAACAGGCATTGAGTATTGGGTATTGCTTTTCAACTACTATTCCCACAATGCTGTGCTCTTAGACGGACGTGTTCATTGCGATGGAGCTGATGGGGACGTGTGCAGAAAAGCTGAAGAAGAGGATTCAAGGCCCTATACCAGAGTGCATCCTGGGAAAGATGACCGTAGCGGTGAGCCTTAGTCCTGCTCTTCTTCCTCGCCTCCAACCTacaaacaggaatgttttagcACACCTGCCAGGATCCATACGTGAACCTGCGCCTCACTTCCTCCGCAGATCGTGAATGCTCTGCTGTATCTGAAGGAGAAACATGGCGTGATCCACAGAGACGTGAAGCCCTCCAACATCCTGCTGGACGATAAAGGCCAGATCAAACTCTGTGACTTCGGCATCAGTGGACGCCTCGTGGACTCCAAGGCCAAGACTCGCAGTGCAGGCTGCGCGGCTTACATGGCggtgagatacacacacacgcagacgcgcacacacacacgcacctataCATGTTCTCACTCTACTTCTGCGTGTGTTTTCAGCCTGAGAGAATAGACCCTCCAGATCCGAGTAAGCCCGACTATGACATCAGAGCCGACGTCTGGAGTCTTGGCATCTCTCTGGTGTGTCTTCAGCtgcttcattcacacacacacacatgatcacacAGTCACCAGGTACATCGTAGAAACGCCTATCTCCCCTCCCCATTGGCCCGATTTGAGGAACACTGCCATATTTACATTGTAGCCGAACATTTGCAGACAGTAAGGCGTCTGTTTGTAGAAGGTCAGCATGTGCACATCAGCAGCATTTTAAAGCTTTAAACTGTATACCAGCCATAACATATGCTGTTATACTGTAGTGTTATTACTGTAGTGTTATCACATTAACCCCAACAAGATTTAGgtatatgtttatatgtttgAAGCATTA
It includes:
- the map2k7 gene encoding dual specificity mitogen-activated protein kinase kinase 7 isoform X1 → MSSLEQRLSRIEEKLKQENKEARRRIDLSIDMSPQRSCPRPIIVIQLSPAPAPSQRAALQLPLANDGGSRSSSSESSPQHHSYPSRPRHMLTLPTPPYGLQKSLENAEIDQKLQEIMKQTGYLKMDGQRYPAEVTDLISEGEIGNGTCGQVFKVRFKKTGHIIAVKQMRRTGNKDENKRILMDLDVVLKSHDCPYIIQCYGAIVTNTDVFIAMELMGTCAEKLKKRIQGPIPECILGKMTVAIVNALLYLKEKHGVIHRDVKPSNILLDDKGQIKLCDFGISGRLVDSKAKTRSAGCAAYMAPERIDPPDPSKPDYDIRADVWSLGISLVELATGQFPYKNCKTDFEVLTKVLQEDPPLLPLSMGFSLDFQSFVKDCLTKDHRKRPKYHKLLEHSFIRRYEVLEVDVAGWFQTVMERTESPRSSQCYSQHQLHSLFSR
- the map2k7 gene encoding dual specificity mitogen-activated protein kinase kinase 7 isoform X2; the protein is MSSLEQRLSRIEEKLKQENKEARRRIDLSIDMSPQRSCPRPTLQLPLANDGGSRSSSSESSPQHHSYPSRPRHMLTLPTPPYGLQKSLENAEIDQKLQEIMKQTGYLKMDGQRYPAEVTDLISEGEIGNGTCGQVFKVRFKKTGHIIAVKQMRRTGNKDENKRILMDLDVVLKSHDCPYIIQCYGAIVTNTDVFIAMELMGTCAEKLKKRIQGPIPECILGKMTVAIVNALLYLKEKHGVIHRDVKPSNILLDDKGQIKLCDFGISGRLVDSKAKTRSAGCAAYMAPERIDPPDPSKPDYDIRADVWSLGISLVELATGQFPYKNCKTDFEVLTKVLQEDPPLLPLSMGFSLDFQSFVKDCLTKDHRKRPKYHKLLEHSFIRRYEVLEVDVAGWFQTVMERTESPRSSQCYSQHQLHSLFSR